Within Primulina tabacum isolate GXHZ01 chromosome 5, ASM2559414v2, whole genome shotgun sequence, the genomic segment GAGATGCATATAAATAATAGTGAAGCAATAAGTAACAAACTTCAAGAAGTTATGTTCTCTTTTGTGTTAAAGTTCTATGTACAGTAGTCAATTATTAGTTAAATTTTATGATGACATATGTTTATGATTGGATCGATGTTTGTTGAGGTTTGGAGCTAAGCTTTTTGCAGGCTTACATGGGATGAGAAAATGGGATAACATATGAAATAGAAACGAAATTGAAGCAACTCTTCATTCTTTCCCGGCACCAAAATATTCGACGAAGGATATTTACCTCCATCATAGATAAAGAAAATGGTTTCACTTACTTTTTGGCATTCATTTATGATGGTTTAGAAAACAGTTGATATAATACAAGAATTCCAGCCACTGTTTCACATTAGTAATCGTCAACGGAGATGAAATGGTAAATGGAAAGTTAAATGACATAGGCCCAAACATTAATCACATGGCCTATTGCTGGGTTATGATTGAATCATTTTTTTGTGTAAAAGTCAATAATCTTGCGTTGCAAGAAGAAAAGAAATGCAGCCTTAAAATCAAACAAGCCAAAAGAATTAAACGCCATAAATGAAATGAATAAAGAATACcctaatatttatttatttaaaatatttgtataaCGACGGCCACCACCAAGTAGAAAGTAGCCGTTGGGAGAGGATATTTCATATTTGAATGTCAATTGCACAAAACTTAAAAAGTCCAAAAGAATTCGGGAAAAAAAATCCCAAGGACCACTTAGTTACCTTTTGTTATAATTTACAATATTTATATCATGATATAATAACTATATCTAGAAAAGTTTATATTgacattttaaaactttaataatgattaataatttaaaagagTTACTATTTCATAAGGGAAATgttttcatattattataataatctGGCGCGAGGACTACGATGAGTAgggtttttctttaaaaaaaaaaccttattttttgatttttaagTTTTCCAAAATTAAAAGTAAAACGTCACCGTCAATGACGAACACCGCAAAGCAATATATTTTGCAGAATCTGCCACTAATAACAATTGACATTGCAAAAAATTGCAGCATCCAAGCTGATTTTATTgtattcattttttatttataaattaaggCTCAAGTTTTGCAAAACTTCACCAtctaatttatttttgaaattaattttttttgaaaattaaatttaaaaaaaccaCGAGGATTTGCGGGTCTTACAAAATCTTATATCGACTGTGTtcaaatttagaaaattttattggTCTGAGAGGTATTCAAACCATAAACTTttctgaaaaaaattaaaattttactaaATTAGATGGCCCTTTAATCTGCACCATTTTGCAGATTCCCACTATACATTTTATTTTGGCGGATATATCACCTCTACTTTTTACCTTTCAGCACTTACCCTTTTTCGTATTAAATCAATTTACTTTTTCatcaaaaaagtaaaaaaaaatttaagcagCAAAACTTTTAAGCATAATAGGTTTAAACACATTCAAGTAATGAGATTACATAAATGACAATTTATTCAATTCAAGAGTAAAATTTTGTCGTttcagaatattttttttttagcaaAATTCACAcaattttatcatttaaaaacaGTTAGAAAGATGATTACAAAAGAGCTACCGTAGAAAAAAAAAGCATATACAAAATATCCagcaaaatattttctattccaaaattttcttttcttaacaACGACTTATATAAAGCACCGGATACAACTGTTTTGGAAAAACCCCACCATGttaattgtgtatatatatagagtATAGTCTACAGACATAAAATCAACCGTATTCAGGTTAAATTACATCAACTAAAGTTTCTTGCAAATAAATTCTTGTACTTACTTTTACaaagaaaattatgtatatttGGGAAAAAGGTTTTCCTATACTTAATATCGATTATAAAATTCAGGTTTTGTATCAATATCGATTAGATACTTATGTCCAACAAAAAGTAGCCCCCCTTATTTTGACATTTTGAGTATATTCTCAACCTTTTGTCACGcaaaaatactttaaaaatGTGTATCTTTTCCTTAAAGGGAGTATGTAAACTTGCTGACAATGCTATGTAACTTCGATCCTATGATTTGTATTGTTTTTTTGAATAGGCTTATTATTTTTaggttattttttaatttagaaaAAGAAGGAAAAGACAAGGGGTATTATTTTTAACTAATGGTAGTCTCACAAATTACAAGGAAGAAAGTAAGATTCGTAATAAATGTATCTTCCCCAAAGTACCAACCATTCAATTCTTGCTTGAATCCCCCTCTCCATTCTACTGTCACTCACCATGGACTTTCGATACTCTTCCTCTCTATTTACATTAATGCTTCTCATTTCAGGTACTCTTGCTGTTATTCTCTAATATGCATAGCATTCTTTCtttaattctagtatttttctTGGAGAAAGAATGGATTTTGAGCTGTgggtgtttatttattttcatcatcTTCATTCTAATCAGTAATAGTGGCTGTTTGCAGTGTCATTGTTCTTCACGGCGGCGTGGTCTCTGGGGATCAACTACGGCCAGATAGCCAACAATCTCCCCAACCCGAAATCGGTGGTTCCACTCCTCAAATCCATGGGCGTCACCAGGCTCAAGCTCTACGACGCCGACCCACACGTACTCAAGGCCTTCGCCAACACCGGAGTTGAGTTCATCGTTGGTCTGGGTAATGAGTACTTGGTGCAAATGAAGGACCCGAAGCAAGCCCAAGCCTGGGTCAACAACAACGTTAAATGTTACTTACCGGCCACCAAAATCACCTGCATTGCCGTCGGGAACGAAGTTCTCACAGCCAATGACAGCACTCTCTCGGCCAACCTTTTCCCCGCCATGGAAAACATTCACAATGCCCTTGTTTCCGTCAACCTCGACAAGCAAGTCATGGTGACCACCGCCCACAATTTGGGTATTTTGGAAGTTTCGTATCCTCCCTCGTCCGGCGTGTTTCGCCGAGATCTGATTCAGAAATTGTCCTGCATCCTCGACTTTAACTGCAAATTGGGCTCCCCGTTCCTAATTAACGCGTATCCATATTTCGCGTACAAGGCCGACTCCAAGCAAGTACCGTTGGACTTCGTGCTGTTCGAATCGGGCTCCGGAATTGTGGATCCTGTTTCGGGACTACATTACGAAAACATGTTGTATGCTCAGATTGACGCTGTCCATTCGGCATTGCAGAAGATTGGGTACAAAAACGTTTGCTTGCAGATCTCGGAAACTGGGTGGCCTTCGAAAGGAGACGCTGATGAGCCCGGAGCATCACCGGAGAATGCCAGAAAGTATAACGGGAAGTTGCTGAAGCTGATGTCGGAGAAGAAAGGTACGCCATTGAATCCAAATTCGGACTTGAACATCTACGTGTTTGCTTTGTTCAACGAGAACATGAAGCCCGGCCCGACCTCGGAGAGGAACTTTGGGCTATTCAAGCCAGATGGGACACCCGTATATGACCTGGGTTTTAATGTGACGGGGTTGTTGAGCAGTAATTCGACGGGCTCGAGTGGCGGAAGCTCCGGCGGTACGACGTCGCCTGGTTATTTACCGGCGGGAAACCCTCCCTACGGCTACCTCTCAATCACTGCAGATGATGCGGTGAgttatttttttcccaaataaataaataaaataatcggTGTTAAATTTCCACCTGCCTCACTTTCTACCTCGCTTGCGACTAATGTGCGCCGATATTGTTACTTTCAGCAAATACTGTCCCCAACTAATAAAAAAAACAgtgtataataaatttttaaaagaggCAATGAAAAATGggtgtttaaaaaaatattttaaaagaagatatttgttgttgtttttttaAAGAGGTAATGAAAAATGggtgtttaaaaaaatattttaaaagaagatattgttgtttttttttagaaaaaaagaTTTGTTGGTAACAACAAGTGGGAAATGGGTGTCAGTCCTATCAACATGTAAATGACAGGGGATAACACTACAGTATGTAAGAGAGAGTGTCTTATTATGTTGTAGGCAAACTGCCCCATGTGAGTCTAGTTTCAGTGTCCCCATATTTGATTGCTCGCCCTCTCCATTCCATTAAAATCCCTGCCTACCTTTCCAGCCTGTAAACGTTAGGCATACTACTCTGTTCTTCCCTTGTATTCTTGATTTCACGTCAAAACCAATAACTAGCCGTGCGTTACCCAATCCACCTATCAATCGAACTATCTATTTAGGTTCCATCAAACGTGGATATGCAGGATATTCTTGTAGGACAATTTTCCAGTTACATTATGGTAAAAAGGGAAATTTCACCCTTTGATCACTGTCATGATGGTGCATTTAAGGTGGATGTTTATAAATACACGTGAGGTCTGCTGATTTTTCATTGTTCAATCTTAGATACAATTTTGGGGTAATACCCTAAGACTATGCTATGTTATATGCTGTGTGTTACACAGGGACCAACACATGTATTTTTTCACATGTACTCACCCTAGGATTAAGGGTTAGAGTAGCATGAACAAATTCGCCCTACGAATATCTCATCACCGACAAAAAGTTGTTTGATTAGGTGGCATACACGTGTACTGATTAATTGTACTGTGTGAGTTGTAGGAGAGGCCACCATTTCATGGCGCTTTATCTATCTTGTGCCTCATGGTCTTGACCATGCTGCAATATCAACGCTGATTCTATTTTGAGGACAAAGCGCTCAAAAGGGGTTTCACCTCTCATAGAGAAAATAACATAAGAGTCTTTGAGCTTGGAGACACCTAGAAGCAAGAGAGAAAATGTGACCATGTGCCCAACCATGGCCAAACTAGCTGCCTTGAAGTTTCAATTGAATGCTGAGCACTGCTGATGATAAAGATGGCGTCTGCTCTTTTGGGCTGGCAACCATActccattttatttttttgttattattattttgttgtgATTTTGGTGGAGTTTGAGTTACAGAGAAAGCATCTTGTTCACTCAAGTCACAAGCTATTCTATTCTACTAGGAAAGTTGGCTATGCTTTTATGTACTTTTGTTCGTTTTAAGGAATTTATGCAGGggtttttagaaaaaataaaaaagctaTCAAAATCATAATGATGATGCTATTAGATCAACTACGATGATGCAGGAATGTCTCTTCTTTGTGTACAGTtatttcaaattaaataaatagcatgatatatatttgttttgtgCGCCTGTAattcaaaaaatcataatttttaaccaattttttaattttaaaaaataaaaataatatccaacCCAAAAACTActtacaaaattattttttcagtaCCCTCGTCCCCAAAAAACCCAAACTCAGAAGGTTAAGAGTTCCGATTTCAGGATCGAAATGCCAGTAGGTTCCAATTAAATTGCCAAAAGAAATGCCTCTGGTCATCCAATTATAGACTTTATATCGTCAATAATATAACATGATCTCTTTCCTAGCTTACATGACATTTACCCGAGCTGCTCCTATGCTATGGTACCGCTCTTCAGGAAAGTTTTCATGCACCTTGCTTCAACAGTTCCGGCCCTCACCAACAAAAACGCCATGCTTCATTGTCAAAACTCCCAATGCGCACAGCTTTAACCACGACACCAAACTAATTCAGGCAAAATTTAAAATGCCCTTCGACCTGATGATGGCTCTCCCACTGCACCATTTGATTTAGGTTTAACTCTTTGGTAGAACAACACATAAGCTGCAGATGTCTTGATCTCAGACTCTCTCACAGCCGAAACATGAGCATCATCAAAATTATACCAACTTTTGTCGTCAATCAACTGCAAGAACATAACAAATATGTGATACGTTACAAAAACAAGAAGCCTAAAACTGGAATAAAACAAGGCTGGCAACTTAGACTCAAGTTATACTTGCTCTCAAGCAAAGTGTcctataaaaaaataatcatacaaGGGCATTGAATAAGGATCTAGGCGTATTCCAGCTTCAGCGATTACCTTGCAATAAGCAGAGTAGTGTCCACCACCAAGACCCCCATAGTGGTTGCTGATAGCATACAGCTCATAAACAGGTGAACCTTCAGACACATCATTACTCTTCACGTATCTGCTCAAATCAAGATTTTGAATGGGAAAATCGACAAACGTGTCGAGTTTATTTTTCTGCCATCGGCTGTACGAGAACCGTTTCAAGTGAAAAACAAGCACGTCAGGCAACCTCCACAAATCCAACTTTTTACTTGCTTGTCTATGTACCTTGCATCGAGGACAGTACCTGCACATCAcatcatttaataaatcataCAAGGTAAGAAGATCAATAGTTCAGACAGTGCAGTCAAGGTCACGGTAACCATATAATTACAGTCTAccataccacatatcatcggGGCCTAGAGGTTCCTCTTTCAAAAATGCATCCAAGCACGAAAAGAGAGAGATGGCTTCTTGCTTGGTTTTCTTCGCAAGAACTTCCGACTTATGAACCACAGGAAGATCCTTCAGATAGATAGCATCATACAAGTCCTGCTCTTTTTTCGGTCCAGTCCAACATGACTTTTATCAAACGAGCAGGTCTTAGGGGTGAATCCTTCATTATTGGCCTGCACCCATAACCCTTATCATCTGTGATGCAAAGACGGAATGACAGCTCCCTGCTGGACATACCCCCCGGCTCTATGCCATCTATTGATTTGATCGTGTGTTCCAATTCGTCATCACAACTTTTCATTTGCTCTTCCATTGACGTCAAAGCAGAACCATTTTCTTTGCCACTCTGAGTTGCTGAAGTGAAAAATGCTGTCCTTAGAGGGTAAAGCAGTTTCTCAACAGCAAGATCAATATCAGACCCATATTGTGGGGATTCCAAGACAGTAACTAATGGAGTAAGGAACAGCTTCCTCTCACTGAAGAGAAAAGTGTGTCAAAGTTAGCAAGCAAGAGATGGTGAAAGTTAAATCAACAAATGCGGAATATAGAAAAATCATTGGACAACTTATGCATACAAGACTATCCATATTGTGACAGTAGTCGCTTATGATCAAATAACTATGAATGTATTGAACAACTTTCCATGTTAAAAGAATTTGAGTGTAACCATCACATAATGCcacaaaatttaaaactaaaaacATGGCATCTTTCATTAGAAATTATCTAAAATGATGACTACATGGCATAACCCATAATCCATCATCTTTTCAAATTTAGtgttaattcaaatgtaaattcAATAATGCCTACAGCAAGACAAACcacaaaaaatcaataaatttttatCTAAGACATCCAGATGTTGGTAAAAAGTTTTAAGACTTATGAAGcaccttttattttttatttttttaaattcactTAATGACAATATGATCAATCATACAAAATAACAACAGCTCCACAACCAAGATGAGTAACTTACAATTCCTGGTATCGATGGCATATCTCAAGTCTGGTTAAATCTGCCTCTGTTTTGGAGAGCCTGTAGGCAACTATATGCTCTTCGTCTTTTATATCAGCCAAAGGTTCAGATGGATTTTCCAAGTACCGATAAATGCGATGTTCATAGACCTATATATCAAAAGTTGGTTTCAAATAAACAGGGCGAGTGAAAGATCTGTGCTCATTGCCCGCTCATCGTCAGCTCATCAACGGGAAAGGAATTCAGATAAAACCTACCTCGGCAAGGAGCAAGTATTCATCACTGCGTAGGCAGCATGTCACCGCCAAAGCCTGGATAAGATCTTTGCAGCATCCTTGCTTTAAAACAGTAACTGTGAATGGCATAGGAAGACCACTTCCATCACCATAAAATACTGTTATTGTCATTGACCTAGTAGCTGTTGAAGGAAGAGGCAGGGACAAGTACATGAAGGGATCAAATGTTATGGATATCTTGTCACATACTGGGCAAACCAATGTTGATTTGTATTGACCCTGAAAATTTCCCACACCAGATGTTATAGAAGAAAATACTCCGTGAATATAAAATTCTAAAGAAAATTTCTTttagaaaacaaaacaaaaacagaattatcattAGACGGAATTTCCCCAAACTGTGATCATACTGTAtctattttctgaaaaaattattGAGGTGAATGGCTCTAAATATTGCTACAGTTCTCTCCCAAATTTATATGAATACAGGAACAGTAAACTAGTCTAACACATCCCTAAGAGCACAATT encodes:
- the LOC142545407 gene encoding glucan endo-1,3-beta-glucosidase 11-like, whose protein sequence is MDFRYSSSLFTLMLLISVSLFFTAAWSLGINYGQIANNLPNPKSVVPLLKSMGVTRLKLYDADPHVLKAFANTGVEFIVGLGNEYLVQMKDPKQAQAWVNNNVKCYLPATKITCIAVGNEVLTANDSTLSANLFPAMENIHNALVSVNLDKQVMVTTAHNLGILEVSYPPSSGVFRRDLIQKLSCILDFNCKLGSPFLINAYPYFAYKADSKQVPLDFVLFESGSGIVDPVSGLHYENMLYAQIDAVHSALQKIGYKNVCLQISETGWPSKGDADEPGASPENARKYNGKLLKLMSEKKGTPLNPNSDLNIYVFALFNENMKPGPTSERNFGLFKPDGTPVYDLGFNVTGLLSSNSTGSSGGSSGGTTSPGYLPAGNPPYGYLSITADDAERPPFHGALSILCLMVLTMLQYQR